One Thermomonas paludicola genomic window, GCAAGTTGACACCCGTCGAGGTGAAGAACCGGAGTGGCAACGCCCGGATGGCGCACAAGGACCGCCTCGCGGCGCTCGAGCAAGCCAAGTCGCTATCGGCATTGCTCAATTCGCTTCGCGAGACATATACCGACGATCAGGAGATGTTGATCTGGCGCCTGGCCTACGAAAACTTGCTGTCTTCCATGATCGGCTACGGTTTCCGTGTCTACAGCCAGCATCTGGCGGAGGGCGGCAAGGCTGCCGCGTGGGCAGGGCTGCATTCGCGGGTAATGGAGGCCATCCTCAACTCGGAACTTGGCGTGGAGATCGATGCGCGTGGACGTCTAATCGTCATCGATGGGACAACGAGTAGCGGCCCGAGCGATACCGACGGGGATTCCTTCAAGGAAACCATTGAGCTTTCCCAATCCGATGCCAGCCTAATCGTCAGGGGAACTGCGGACGCGTTCTATCAATCAATGAAGGCTGCGCTCCATGACTGGCAGCTCATGCCCAGAGAGGTTGCAACCACAACCGTGCCGATCGCGCCCGTGGCTGCACCCATGAAGCCAGAAGCACCATTCATCACGCCTCAGCCAGTGCAGCCCGCGGAAGAGCCTGTGGTATCTGCATCGCCATCCGAAGCCGGTGCCAATACGGTTGCGCCTTATGACGACGAGCCTCAGGCAACCCAAGAGCCCTCCAAGGCCACAGCGCCGGTCAACGGATCCGACCAAGTCGGGCTCATCCTCAGGGTCGGCGAAAACATCGACGCATTCCAAACGCGCGTGCGCCACCTCAACCTTGGCCAAACCTCGCTCAACCAATTGAACATGGGCGTGGTGGGCGACCTTGGCACGGGCAAGACCCAGTTGTTGCAATCACTTGTCTTCCAGATCGCCACTGGCGCGGCAGGGAACCGTGGGGTTTCCCCGAACATACTGATCTTCGATTACAAGAAGGACTACAGCTCGGAAGAGTTCGTGAAGGCGACGGGCGCGCGCGTCATTCGCCCCCAGCACATCCCGCTCAACCTCTTCGACTTGTCCAATTCTTCCCAATCGATCAGCCCATGGCTGGATCGCTATCGCTTCTTCTCGGATGCCATCGAGAAGATTTACTCGGGCATTGGCGCGGTCCAGCGCGAGAAGCTGAAGAATGCAATCAAGGAGGCCTACAAAGGGCGCGGCGAGAGCAACTACCCAACCATCTACGACGTATTCCAGAACTACCAGCTTGCAGTGAAGGGAAGCCCGGATTCGATCACTGGCATTCTCAGCGACATGGTGGACATGGAGCTTTTCGCCAATGATCCGGCATCCATCGTCAGTCCTGGTGAGTTCCTCAAGGGTGTCGTAGTCATCGCGCTCAATGAGCTTGGCCCGGACGATAAGACCAAGAGCATGCTCGTGACGATCCTGTTGAACGTTTTCTACGAGCACATGTTGAAGATTCCTAAGCGTCCTTTCCTAGGGGTTGATCGGAACATGCGCGTCGTCGATTCGATGTTGCTTGTCGACGAAGCAGACAGCATCATGAAATACGAGTTCGATGTCCTTCGCAGGTTGCTCCTCCAGGGGCGCGAGTTCGGCGTTGGCGTGATCCTTGCGTCGCAGTATCTGAGCCACTTCAAGGTCGGGGCAACCGACTATAGGGAGCCCCTCTTGACCTGGTTCCTGCACAAGGTTCCCAACCTAAAGCCGCAGGAACTGAGCGCGCTCGGCCTGAGCGAGCAGTCCTCGCTTCAGCAAATGGCAGAGCGAATCAAGTCGCTTAACGTCCATGAGTGCATGTACAAGACGCATGATGTTTCTGGCGAATTCATCGTGGGGGCGCCTTTCTACAAAAGGGGCGAATGGGGTTGAAAACCAGATCCCATGACGCGCCCTATCACGCCAAGCGCGCCCCCATGGAGCTTTGCTAGAAGTGAGTCAGATTGTGAGTCAGGCCAGGTATTGAGATACAACAAGATCAAATAGAATCATGTAGTTGGCCCACCCATTTGGTTGCTGGTGGCCCATGCCTCACCCGCGCTGCCGCAGCCAGCTTGAAAATGCCGGTAGCGGCATCGGCCGGCCATAGAGGTAGCCCTGCGCGGCGTCGCAGCCTTCGCGCGCCAGGAAATCCCACTGCTGCGGCGTCTCCACGCCTTCGGCCAGGGTGCTGAGGCCCAGGCTGCGGCCCATCGCGATGACCGCGCGGCAGATCACGGCGTCGTTGGCATCGGTGTGGATGTCGTGGACGAACGACTTGTCGATCTTGATCTGGTCGATGGGCAGGCGCTTGACGTAGTTGAGCGAGGAATAGCCGGTGCCGAAATCATCCAGCGAAAAGCACACGCCCAGCTGCCGCAGCTCGTCCATGGTGGCAATGGCCTGCTCGATGTTGTCCAGCAGCATGCTTTCGGTGATTTCCATCTTGAGCCGCGCCGGCTCGATTCCGCTGGCCTGCAGCAGCGCGCGCACGTCCTGCACGAAGCCGGGCTGGTAGAACTGCCGCGCGCTGACGTTGACGGCCATGCTCAACGTGGCCATCACCGGGTCGTTCTGCCACGCGCCCAGGATGTTGCAGGCCTGCTCCAGCACCCAGTGGCCGATGCCGATGATGAGCCCGGTGTCCTCGGCCAGCGGGATGAAGTCCAGCGGCGGCACCATGCCGCGCTGCGGATGGTTCCAGCGAATCAGCGCTTCGACGCCCAGGCAGCGGCCCCCGGCATCGACTTGCGGCTGGAAGTGCAGCACCAGCTCGTCGCGCGCCTGCGCCACGCGCAACTCAAGCTCGAACGCCGCGCGCGCGCTGATGCCGGCCTGGATGGACGGATCGAAATAACGCATCGCGTTGCGGCCGGCATCCTTGGCCTGGTACATGGCCTGGTCGGCGCGCTTGAGCAGTTCGCTGGCATCCGCCGTGCGCCCATCGAACAAGGCAATCCCGAGACTGGCGCTGCTCT contains:
- a CDS encoding putative bifunctional diguanylate cyclase/phosphodiesterase, coding for MKDDRTIATPLADRLLELRDEIGRLPDAEIRPLMEQELPRLAQQIRLRTFHLHHSEKRFRDVFDNSPDPCWLIEEGQFTDCNQAALAILGYARREDILQHPARLSPEYQPDGRSSFEKADEMMKRAFCEGVHRFEWEHRRADGSCFPAEVTLARIDLQGRDALYCIWRDITNRKQIEQQAFDLAYFDPLTHLPNRRLLHDRLEQAMATTERSGGHGALVYLDLDHFKVINDTRGHDIGDRLLVEMAGRLDAIVRKSDTVARMGGDEFVLLLQQLDPEAEAAVGQARRICEKVLAELARPCVLDDVPYQSSASLGIALFDGRTADASELLKRADQAMYQAKDAGRNAMRYFDPSIQAGISARAAFELELRVAQARDELVLHFQPQVDAGGRCLGVEALIRWNHPQRGMVPPLDFIPLAEDTGLIIGIGHWVLEQACNILGAWQNDPVMATLSMAVNVSARQFYQPGFVQDVRALLQASGIEPARLKMEITESMLLDNIEQAIATMDELRQLGVCFSLDDFGTGYSSLNYVKRLPIDQIKIDKSFVHDIHTDANDAVICRAVIAMGRSLGLSTLAEGVETPQQWDFLAREGCDAAQGYLYGRPMPLPAFSSWLRQRG